Proteins encoded within one genomic window of Bradyrhizobium sp. 186:
- a CDS encoding GGDEF domain-containing protein, with the protein MVNVLDEHERTIAFAEVALGQIRSLKQTAIPRNYEIWYVYATGYNAPLNKIINETLARSGRLTEADLEQIYETYLSHIKTTDRIDKVGARVIGEIDDVMKVLSDALGMTGSYDASLSGATAKLSSAKSREQIKAIVETLVHSTGEMRETNKTLEDRLTLSKSEISNLQQSLEAIRAESLTDPLTGLGNRKYFDRMIGMAVQSALASGEPLSLLLFDIDHFKSFNDSYGHLTGDQVLRLVGLSMKQTIKGQDITARYGGEEFAVLLPNTALRQALTVGDHIRRAVMAKELKKKSTGEILGRVTISVGVSMLKQGDDTDALIERADACLYAAKRNGRNRVICEVDPEYAIETHNRVA; encoded by the coding sequence GTGGTCAACGTGCTCGATGAACACGAACGCACGATCGCGTTCGCCGAGGTGGCACTCGGTCAGATCCGCTCGCTCAAGCAAACCGCAATTCCCCGCAATTACGAGATCTGGTACGTCTACGCCACCGGCTACAACGCCCCGCTCAACAAGATCATCAACGAGACGCTGGCGCGTAGCGGCCGGCTGACCGAAGCCGATCTCGAGCAGATCTACGAGACCTATCTCTCCCACATCAAGACCACCGACCGCATCGACAAGGTCGGCGCGCGCGTCATCGGCGAGATCGACGACGTGATGAAGGTTTTGAGCGACGCACTCGGCATGACCGGCTCCTACGACGCCAGCCTGTCGGGCGCGACCGCAAAGCTGTCCTCGGCCAAGAGCCGCGAGCAGATCAAGGCGATCGTCGAGACGCTGGTGCACTCCACCGGCGAGATGCGCGAGACCAACAAAACGCTCGAAGACCGGCTGACGCTGTCGAAGAGCGAGATCAGCAACCTCCAGCAGAGCCTCGAGGCGATCCGGGCCGAGAGCCTGACCGATCCGCTCACAGGCCTGGGAAATCGCAAATATTTCGACCGTATGATCGGCATGGCCGTGCAGAGCGCGCTCGCCAGCGGCGAGCCGCTGTCGCTCCTGCTGTTCGACATCGACCACTTCAAGTCGTTCAACGATTCCTACGGTCATCTCACCGGCGACCAGGTGCTGCGCTTGGTCGGCCTGTCCATGAAGCAGACCATCAAGGGCCAGGACATCACAGCGCGCTATGGCGGCGAGGAGTTCGCCGTCCTGTTGCCCAACACCGCGTTGCGCCAGGCGCTCACCGTTGGCGATCACATCCGCCGTGCCGTGATGGCGAAGGAATTGAAGAAGAAATCGACCGGCGAAATTCTCGGCCGCGTCACCATCTCCGTCGGCGTCTCCATGCTCAAGCAGGGCGATGACACCGATGCGCTGATCGAGCGCGCCGACGCCTGCCTCTACGCCGCCAAGCGCAACGGCCGTAACCGCGTGATCTGCGAAGTCGATCCGGAATACGCGATCGAGACGCACAACCGGGTGGCGTGA
- a CDS encoding DEAD/DEAH box helicase, with the protein MSFSNLGLSEKVLAAVAATGYTTPTPIQEQAIPHVLARKDVLGIAQTGTGKTAAFVLPMLTILEKGRARARMPRTLILEPTRELAAQVKENFDRYGAGQKLNVALLIGGVSFGDQDAKLTRGVDVLIATPGRLLDHTERGGLLLTGVELLVIDEADRMLDMGFIPDIERVCKLVPFTRQTLFFTATMPPEIRRITETFLHNPQKVEVSKPATTAVTVTQCQVPAGREAHEKRELLRRLLREAKDLKNAIIFCNRKREVAVVHKSLQKHGFSVGALHGDMDQSARTAALEQFRKGELPLLVASDVAARGLDIPEVSHVFNFDVPHHPDDYVHRVGRTGRAGRSGMAISLVTPLDQKSMVAIEKLIGQSIPRAEGDYEVNASTAEQSERPRESRGRERERSRGGRGKSRRGHEPRGDAPQPSEARPSSDASPAAEARPAREARPAREARPPREARPPREARQSSEPRGGSRQQADPSHVPSIGRPEPRRQREVDTEPGDHSHLPAFLLRPVRSPAGA; encoded by the coding sequence ATGTCCTTTAGCAATCTCGGACTATCCGAAAAAGTCCTCGCCGCAGTGGCGGCCACCGGTTACACCACCCCCACCCCGATTCAGGAACAGGCGATCCCCCACGTCCTTGCACGCAAGGATGTGCTCGGCATCGCCCAGACCGGCACCGGCAAGACCGCGGCCTTTGTGCTGCCGATGCTCACCATTCTCGAAAAGGGTCGCGCCCGGGCACGCATGCCGCGCACCCTGATCCTGGAGCCGACCCGCGAGCTCGCGGCACAGGTCAAGGAGAACTTCGACCGTTACGGCGCTGGCCAAAAGCTTAACGTCGCGCTCCTGATCGGCGGCGTTTCGTTCGGCGACCAGGACGCCAAGCTGACGCGCGGCGTCGACGTCCTGATCGCAACCCCGGGCCGGCTGCTCGACCATACCGAGCGCGGCGGCCTCCTGCTCACCGGCGTCGAATTGCTCGTCATCGACGAAGCGGACCGCATGCTGGACATGGGCTTCATTCCCGACATCGAGCGCGTCTGCAAGCTTGTCCCGTTCACGCGGCAGACCCTGTTCTTCACCGCGACCATGCCGCCGGAGATCCGGCGCATCACCGAGACCTTCCTGCATAATCCGCAGAAGGTCGAGGTTTCCAAGCCCGCCACCACCGCCGTCACGGTCACGCAGTGTCAGGTCCCGGCCGGGCGCGAGGCGCATGAGAAGCGCGAATTGCTGCGACGCCTGCTGCGCGAAGCCAAGGATCTCAAGAACGCGATCATCTTCTGCAATCGCAAGCGCGAGGTCGCCGTCGTTCACAAATCGCTGCAGAAGCACGGGTTCAGCGTTGGCGCCCTGCACGGCGACATGGACCAGTCGGCCCGCACGGCGGCGCTCGAACAGTTCCGCAAGGGCGAGCTGCCGCTGCTGGTCGCCTCCGACGTTGCCGCCCGCGGCCTCGACATCCCTGAGGTCAGCCACGTCTTCAATTTCGACGTCCCCCACCATCCCGACGATTACGTCCATCGCGTCGGCCGCACCGGCCGCGCAGGCCGGTCCGGCATGGCGATCTCGCTCGTGACGCCGCTCGACCAGAAGTCGATGGTGGCGATCGAAAAGCTGATCGGCCAGAGCATTCCCCGCGCCGAGGGCGACTACGAGGTGAACGCGAGCACGGCCGAACAGAGCGAGCGCCCGCGCGAGTCGCGTGGACGGGAACGCGAACGCTCCCGCGGCGGACGCGGTAAATCGCGTCGCGGCCACGAGCCGCGTGGCGACGCACCACAGCCCTCCGAGGCAAGGCCCTCGTCCGACGCCAGCCCTGCGGCCGAAGCGCGGCCCGCACGTGAGGCAAGGCCCGCACGCGAAGCAAGACCACCGCGCGAAGCAAGGCCTCCCCGCGAAGCGCGGCAATCCTCCGAGCCACGCGGTGGATCACGCCAACAGGCCGATCCATCCCATGTGCCCTCAATCGGCCGCCCCGAGCCGCGCCGCCAGCGCGAAGTCGACACCGAGCCCGGCGATCACTCGCATCTTCCCGCGTTCCTGCTGCGGCCCGTGCGCTCGCCTGCGGGCGCCTAA
- a CDS encoding helix-turn-helix domain-containing protein: MAKRISHQDSLCGVARPLDAIGDWWSLLIVRDAFDGLRRFGEFQKSLGLAKNILSARLRNLVAHGIMDTVPASEGRPYQEYVLTEKGRGLFLVLVALRQWGEDFFFAPEEAHVLLVDKKSSLPVRRLELRAQDGRILGPTDIVVRGS, encoded by the coding sequence ATGGCCAAGAGAATTAGTCACCAGGATTCGCTCTGCGGCGTCGCGCGGCCCTTGGACGCGATAGGTGACTGGTGGTCGCTCCTGATCGTCCGCGATGCCTTCGACGGCTTGCGCCGGTTCGGGGAGTTTCAGAAGAGCCTTGGTCTTGCCAAGAACATTCTTTCGGCTCGGCTGCGAAATTTGGTGGCGCACGGCATCATGGACACCGTCCCTGCATCAGAAGGCAGGCCCTATCAGGAGTATGTGCTGACCGAGAAGGGCCGCGGACTTTTTCTGGTCCTGGTGGCACTCAGGCAATGGGGCGAAGACTTCTTCTTCGCGCCTGAAGAGGCACACGTGCTGTTGGTCGACAAGAAATCCAGCCTTCCGGTGCGCAGGCTGGAGCTGCGTGCGCAGGACGGACGCATTCTCGGCCCCACCGACATTGTCGTGCGGGGCTCCTGA